A window of Lysobacter sp. TY2-98 genomic DNA:
GTCTCGGTGTTCCTGCTCTCGCTGCTGCTGCAGCGCGGGCGCGCGATGGGAATCAACCCGTTCCAGTACGCGACCGCGCTCTGGCTGATCGTCGCGACCACGCGCCTGCATTTCCTCGGTGCGTCCTTCACGCGCGAACGCTTGCTTGATCTGGGCGTGCGCCCCATCTGGCGACGCCTGGTCGCGATCCTCGTGCTCGTCGCGATCGCTGCGCTGTGCATCGTCTGGGCACGCGACCACGCGCCGCTACCCGCCAATCTCGAAGGCCCGCGCGAAGTCACCGCCTATGTCGCGTCGGTGCTCGATGCCGGCCCGATGCACTGGCTGTTGATGCCATTCCGCGCGCTCACCGCGCCGATGATCGCGACGTCTACTGCCGCGTTCCTGCGCGCGCTGCCGTGGGCGCTGCTGATGTTCGTGCTGCACTACATCTGGGTCGTGCGTTCGCAGGTGTCGTTCGAGGAAGCGAGCATCGACCTTGCGCGACGCCGCGCCGAATCCGCCGCGGCGAATCGCGACGGCCGCACTCGCCTGCGCGCGGCGCCGACGCGTGCGCGCAAGGCGCCGTTCAACCTCGCACCGCGCGGGTTCGCACCGATCGCGTTCCTCTGGAAAGGCCTGATCGCCGCCGGTCCGTTCTGGCGTGCGCGCACGCTGCTGGTCGCGGTCGTGCTGCTGCTGGCCGCCACCCAATGGCTGGGCGCGCATCCGATCGGTGCCGCGTTCCTGAAAGTGATCGGCGTGGTGAGTCTCGCGGTCGCCGGCTGGAGCACGGTGGTGGGCCCGATGCTCGTGCAGGGCAGCCTGCGCACCACGCTTGATCATCTCGACGTGCTGCGCGCGACGCCACTGCGCGGCTGGCAGATCGCGCTCGGCCAGCTGCTCGCGCCGATCGCGATGCTGGTGCCGGTGCAATGGTTGATGCTGCTCACCGCCGAGCGCGCGTTCTCGAACCTCGCATGGCTGACGCCGGGCCTCGTCGCCGCATTCGCATTGGCTGCGATCGTGCTCGCGCCGGTGGTGTGCGCCGTGATGCTGTGCGTGCCCTTCGCCGGCATGCTGGTGTTCCCGGGCTGGAGTCCCGGCGGACGCGGTGGCGGCGTCGAAGTGATGGGCCAGCGCATGATTTTCGGTGGCGTGTACCTGGTCACGCTCGCGATCGCGCTGGTGCCGGCGACGATCGTCGCCGGCGCCCTGCTCTGGGGAATCAAATTGATTGGCGGCTGGGCGCCCGGGATCGCGGTGGCATCGATCGCGGCGGCAGCGGTCCTCGGTGGCGAGGCGATGCTGCTGGTGCGCTGGCTCGGCGGGCGCATCGAACGCTTCGACGTGTCGACCGAGCTGCGCTGAGCGCAGCGTCGAGGCGTCCCGTCGCGCACATCGCCGCGCGTCGCCCACCGGCGCGCGCGATGTCGACGCCCGCTACAGTCGGCACAACGCCCGACGGAGCCGCGTCATGTCCATGGCCCACCACGACACCGCCGCGCGCCGCTGGTTCGGGCGGGCGTATGCCGAGCTGCACGAGGGCGAGCAGCGCGTGATTCAGCGCGCGGTGGAGCGACGCCTGCTCAGCACCGACACGAATGCCGCGTTCGCCGGCAAGCTCACCTTTGGTGAACGGCTCGCCGACCGCGTCGCGCAGTTCGGCGGCTCGTGGACCTTCATCATCCTGTTCGCGCTGGTGCTCGTGGCGTGGGTGCTGGTCAACGCCCGCCTGCTCGCGAATCCGTTCGACCCCTACCCTTTCATCTTCCTCAACCTGATGCTGTCGATGCTCGCCGCGGTGCAGGCGCCGATCATCATGATGAGCCAGAACCGGCAGGCGTCGAAGGATCGCCTCGATGCCGCGCACGACTACGAGGTCAACCTCAAGGCGGAAATGGAGATCATGGCGCTGCACGAGAAGCTCGACGCCATGCGCGATGCGCAGCTCGCCGATCTGCTGCGGCGTCAGGAAGAACAGCTGACGATGATCCGCACGATCGTCGAGCGGCTCGACGCGCGCTGAAGCGAACGCTCAGAACAACAGGCGCACGTTCGCCTGCACCTGCAGTTCGCCCTGGCGCGGGTCGACGCCGTCGCGGCGGCGCTGGTTGCGGGTGCTATCGATCTGCAGCACTTCACCGGTCACGCGCCAGCGATCGTCCGGTCGCCAGTTGAGTGCGAGCGTGAACGCGTGGCCGTGCTCGTCCATCGCGAACATGCCGCCACCGGGCGTCTGCTTCGCCTGGAACAGATCGATGCGCGCGGCAGGCCGCCATGCGCCAACGTCGTACGCGGCAAGCAGATAACCGGCGGCGAAGCGCGTATCGACCTGCAGGTCCGGCACCGGCTCGATGATGGTGCTGCCGCGCATGGCCTGCGCGATCACCAGCGTGTCGCCAAAGCGATGCTGCCCGCCGACGCTGGTGAAGCGGGTGCGCCAGCCGTACAGCTCACGCCCGGCGTAGTCGACCTCGCGCGCCGGGTCGGTGCGGTTGTCGTAGACGATCGCGGTGAGGCGATCCTGCGCGGGTGTCTGCCAGTCGATCGCTGCATAACCGCCGATGCGGTGATCGATCTCGAGATAGGGCCGGAAGCGCACCGGGACGGTGCCGCCGAACAACGCCACCACGGAATCCGGCTCGCGCAGGCTGCCGTCGAGGCCCGACACGATGTCGTGCATCGCCCAGCCACGCGTCGCCAGCAGCTCGCCGGCCGGATCGTTCTTCTGGAACAGCGCGAGGCTCGCGCTCAACGTACCGCGTACACCGCGGTGTTCGACGCGGCCTTCCACGCCGAGCGTGCGCAGCTCTTCGCCCACCCAGGTGTTCAGCGCGGACGGCGTGATCGTGTATGGACTGGTCCAGCCGATCGCATCGTTCTCCAGTGAGATCGGTGGGAAGAACATGCCGGCCTTAACCGAGCCGCGCCACGCACTCGTCGAGACCGGGCGCCAGCGCACCCAGGCATCGAGGACATCGAGCGGCTTGCGCGACT
This region includes:
- a CDS encoding putative ABC exporter domain-containing protein; translated protein: MNTVVGALAYMQTLSLANRVRQRVRRLKQPKYLIGAIAGAAYLYAFVFRHMLGPHSNDVRFMMLPPGMGEVIASLAAVGVLLFMLSAWIFPSDRAALRFSEAEAAFLFPAPISRTGLIHFSVIRSQLLLFVSVFLLSLLLQRGRAMGINPFQYATALWLIVATTRLHFLGASFTRERLLDLGVRPIWRRLVAILVLVAIAALCIVWARDHAPLPANLEGPREVTAYVASVLDAGPMHWLLMPFRALTAPMIATSTAAFLRALPWALLMFVLHYIWVVRSQVSFEEASIDLARRRAESAAANRDGRTRLRAAPTRARKAPFNLAPRGFAPIAFLWKGLIAAGPFWRARTLLVAVVLLLAATQWLGAHPIGAAFLKVIGVVSLAVAGWSTVVGPMLVQGSLRTTLDHLDVLRATPLRGWQIALGQLLAPIAMLVPVQWLMLLTAERAFSNLAWLTPGLVAAFALAAIVLAPVVCAVMLCVPFAGMLVFPGWSPGGRGGGVEVMGQRMIFGGVYLVTLAIALVPATIVAGALLWGIKLIGGWAPGIAVASIAAAAVLGGEAMLLVRWLGGRIERFDVSTELR
- a CDS encoding DUF1003 domain-containing protein gives rise to the protein MSMAHHDTAARRWFGRAYAELHEGEQRVIQRAVERRLLSTDTNAAFAGKLTFGERLADRVAQFGGSWTFIILFALVLVAWVLVNARLLANPFDPYPFIFLNLMLSMLAAVQAPIIMMSQNRQASKDRLDAAHDYEVNLKAEMEIMALHEKLDAMRDAQLADLLRRQEEQLTMIRTIVERLDAR